GACGGACGACACGTGGAAGGCCGAGAAGGCCTACGGGACCGAGATGGCGAGGAAGGGGTTCTGGCGCGAGGCGCTCTTCCGTTACGAGAGGGCCGCGGCCCAGCAGCCCGGCGACGCCCAGGTCCAGAACAACCTCGCCGTCGCGTACGAGTCGACCGGCGACACCGCGCGCGCTCTCGCCTCCTACAAGCGCGCTCTCGAGCTCGCGCCGCAGGACGCGAAGATCAAGCGCAACTACGCGCGGTTCGCCGAGTACTACACGTCCGTGCAGCGCTCCTCGTCGCTGCCCGCGCCGTCCTCGTCCGCACCCGAGACGCCGGCGCCCCCCCCGGCGCCGGCGCCGGTCCCCTCGCCGGCCCCCGCGCCCCCGCAGTTGCCGGCCGCCGCGCCCCCGCCGTCGCTCCCCCCCGCGACGCCGCCCGGAGGATTCCCGTGACGCGGCGCTGCGTCCCGGGCGCCCTCGCGGCGGCCCTGCTCCTCGGGGCCTGCTCGAGCTCCAACGAGGTCAAGCTCAAGCTCCCCCTCCGCCCGAAGCTCGCCGTGACGGGCCGCGAGCGCATCACGCTGGCCCCCTTCATCGTCGCGTCGCGCCTGTCCGACAAGAAGGACGCGCCGAAGTACAAGGACCTCGACCTCGACGCCGAGTTCCGCCGCTACCTCGGCAAGCAGCTCGGCAAGCGCACGAAGATGACGATCGTCACGATGCCCGCCGACGTCCGCCTCCCGACGACGCACCTCAAGGAGCTCACGGAGGCCGGGGACTTCTGGAAGGGCCTCGGGGCGCGCACGGGCGCCGACATCATCCTGTCCGGCGTCGTCGACTTCCGCGTCGAGAACAAGTCCGGCTACCGCTCCGAGGAGTACATCAGCCCGATCGACGGCCGGAAGTACTACCGGCAGGTCAACATCGATTCGACGGGCTTCTCCTTCGACGTCACCGTCCTCGCGATGGACGGGCGCACGGGAGCGCGCCTCTTCCAGGAGAACTTCCGCGACACGAAGGAGAAGAACCAGCGCTCGGTGAACGAGCTCGCCGGCCTCTTCGAGAACCTCTTCTCGCTGGAGAACCAGCTCCTCGGGCTCTTCGTCGTCCGCGAGCGGGAGGCCAACCGTTATGTCTTCGACTAGGAAGGCCCTCGCCGTCGTGCTCCTCGCCGGCCTCGCCGCGGCCGGCGCCCCCGGGCTCTTCGCCGCCGGCCAGAACAAGATCGTCTACGACACGTTCGACTGGTCGATCTACCAGTCGACGCACTTCGACGTCTACCACTACTCGCGCGAGAAGGCGACGCTCCAGAAGGTCGTCTCGATGGCCGAGTCCGCGTACGACGAGCTCTCGCGCCGGCTGAACTACCAGATCCCGAAGCGCGTCCCGATCATCTACTACGCGACGCACGCCGAGTTCGAGCAGAACAACATCGAGCTGAACTTCATCCCCGAGGGCGTCGGCGCGTTCGCGGAGCCCGCGCGCAACCGGATGGTCCTCCCGATCGACCTGCCGGACGAGAAGCTCCAGGCGCTCATCCAGCACGAGCTCACGCACGTCTTCCAGTACGAGATCCTGTTCGGCGGCCGGCTCTCGCGCGCCCTCACCGCGAACCCGCCGACGTGGTTCATGGAGGGCATGGCCTCGTACTTCGGAAACGACGAGGACGACAAGGACCGGATGTACCTCAGGGACGCGGTCAACGCGGACCTCATCCCGCCGATCACGAAGGTCCAGATCTACGGCTACCCCGCGTACCGTTACGGCCACGCCGTCTTCGACTTCATCGAGGCCGAGTGGGGCAAGGACGGCGTCCGCGACTTCATCTTCGAGTTCCGGTCGTTCCTCGGGCGCGACATCTCCGTCGCGCTCCGCCGGACGTTCGAGATCCAGCCCGACGACTTCGACCTGAAGTTCCGGAGGTACCTGCGCCGCAAGTACCTTCCCCTCCTCGCGGTCAAGGGCGAGGCTTCCGAGTACGGCGAGCGCTTCCGCGTCGGCCCCTACGGGCGCGATTCCTTCGAGATCGGCGCGGCGCCCTCGCCGTCGGGCGACTTCATCGCGACGCTCACGACGTACGCGGACGACGTCGACATCGGCCTTCTCTCAGTCAAGGAGCGCAAGCTCTTCAAGAACCTCTCGCCCGGGACGACGACGAAGTACGAGTACATCGTCGGGCAGTACGTGACCACGGGGCCCGAGAGCGGGCGCGACCTGTCCTTCGCCCCGGACGGCGACCGCATCGCGGTCTTCGGCCGGCAGGAGCGCGGCCGGAAGCTCCTGATCTTCTCCGCGAGGGGCGGCGGCCTGCTCGAGCGCATCGCCGTCGCGCCCGACGTCCCGATGGCGCCGTCGTGGTCCCCGTCGGGCAACGAGATCGTCTTCTCGGCGATCGAGGGAAACAGCCGGGACATCTTCCTCCTCGACCTCAAGACGCGCGCCGTGAAGAACCTCACGAACGACGTCGCGTACGACGAGGGGCCCGTCTTCTCGCCCGACGGCAAGTACGTGTACCACTCGAAGATCGTGGGCGCCCGTTCGAAGGTCGTCCGCTTCCCGCTCTCGGATCCGGCGAAGGTCGAGCAGGTGACGTGGGGCGACGGCAGCGACGAGGATCCGGCGTTCTCGCCGGACGGCAAGCGGCTCTACTACGCGTCCTCCCGCGGCGGCATTTTCAACGTCTACGGGCAGGACCTCGCGACGGGCGAGATCGTCCAGTACACGGACGTCATCGGCGCCGCGCTCGGGCCGGCCGCGTTCATGGGGCCCGACGGCCAGGAGAAGGTCGTCTTCTCGGGCTACCAGGGCGGACGGTTTCAGCTCTACATGGCGGACGCGAAGAAGCCGTTCCGCAAGCTCGACGAGAGGGCGGCGGCGCCCGCGGCGCTGAAACCCGACGGGGCGTCCGGGTTCGTGCCGTCCGTCGAAGTCTCGGTCGACCCCGAGAAGATCTCGCGCCCGAAGTTCAAGCTCTTCCTCGACAACGCGTCCCTCATCGCCGGCGTGAACTCGGACCAGACGTTCGTCTCGCAGATTCTCCTGTCGTTCTCCGACTACCTCGGCGACCGGCGCGCCTTCTTCCAGTTCGACTCGGTGTCGACGTTCTCGAACTTCCGCATCGGCTACTTCAACCTCAGCCGCCGCCTCCAGTGGGGCGCGCAGATCTACGACAACCGCAGCTACTTCTACGGCTACGACTACGACACCGGCGCGGTCGTCCGGGACCAGCGGATCGCGCGGGACACGGGCGTCACCGTCCTGGGGACCTACCCGACCTCGCGTTACACGCGCTTCGACGGGAACATCGGCTTCGTGAGCCGCTCGCTCGACGTCCCCATCCTCCAGTCGAACGCGGACGGCTCCCAGCAGTACGTCTACCTGCCCCGGTCGGACGACGTGCCGACGGGGGGCGTGGGGTTCTCGAACGACACGACGCGCTACTCGTACTTCGGGCCGCTCTCGGGGCACCGGCTCGACGTGAACCTCCAGTACACGCCGTCCTTCCAGCCGGGCGAGACGACGCTCTCGTTCGACGCGATCGCGGAGGCGCGTCTCTACGTCCCGCTCTCGCGGCGCGTCCTCTTCGCGTTCCGGGGCTTCGCCGCGCACTCGAACGGGGCAGCGCCCACCGTGTACGCGTTCGGCGGCCTCGACACCCTTCGCGGCTACGACTACAACACGGTCATCGGCAACAACATCTTCTACGTGAACAGCGAGTTCCGTTTCCCTCTCATCGACGTCCTCGCGACGCCGATCCTCGCGTTCCAGGGCGTGCGGGGGCGCATCTTCCTCGACGTCGGCGGCGGCTGGTTCGACGGCCAGAGCTTCGTGTTCATGACGGACGGCCAACTCAACGGGCTGAACAACCCGGGGGTCCCGGGCGGACTCGCGTCTTTCGGCGGCGGTTTCTCGGTCTACTTCCTGGGTCTGCCGTGGAACGTGGACTTCGCCAAGAAGTGGGACTTCAAGAACACGCTGTCGGACTGGCAGACGACCTTCTACGTCGGGACGACCTTCTAGACTGTGAGATTCGTCACCGCGTGATCTTCCGGGCGCGGGCGGCCTCATAATCCCGGACCCGTGCGCATTCGCGTTCTCGGAGCCCACGGCGGCTCCACGCCCCGACACCGGCAGACGTCCTTCCTCGTGAACGATGCGCTGTGCGTGGACGCGGGCGCCGTCACGGACGCGCTCTCGCTCGAGGAACAGGAGCGCGTGCGCGCCGTCCTCGTCACGCACTCCCACATGGACCACGTCGCGTCGCTCCCGTTTCTCGTCGAGAACGTGTTCGGGCGGGCGCGCGGCCCGCTCGAGATCCTCGCGCCCGACGACGTCCTCGACGCCCTCCGGACGCACCTCTTCAACGACGCGCTGTGGCCGGACTTCTCGCGCATCGAGGGCCAGGCCGGCCCGAGCGTCACGTTTCGCGCCGTTCCGGTCGGGGCGCCGTTCTCCGCCGACGGCCTCACGGCGACCGCCGTGAAGGTGTCGCACGTGGTCCCGACCTACGGCTACGTTCTCGCGGACGAGCGCGCCGCCGTCGTCTTCTCG
This Acidobacteriota bacterium DNA region includes the following protein-coding sequences:
- a CDS encoding 3',5'-cyclic-nucleotide phosphodiesterase, which produces MRIRVLGAHGGSTPRHRQTSFLVNDALCVDAGAVTDALSLEEQERVRAVLVTHSHMDHVASLPFLVENVFGRARGPLEILAPDDVLDALRTHLFNDALWPDFSRIEGQAGPSVTFRAVPVGAPFSADGLTATAVKVSHVVPTYGYVLADERAAVVFSGDTGPTDEIWSVARRASNLKALFVECSFPSDMQPIADVSRHLTPTTLRAEMAKFPKDVPIYLYHMKPPALDRLAAEIAAIGDARLVVLSDGDDLVF
- a CDS encoding PD40 domain-containing protein, which gives rise to MSSTRKALAVVLLAGLAAAGAPGLFAAGQNKIVYDTFDWSIYQSTHFDVYHYSREKATLQKVVSMAESAYDELSRRLNYQIPKRVPIIYYATHAEFEQNNIELNFIPEGVGAFAEPARNRMVLPIDLPDEKLQALIQHELTHVFQYEILFGGRLSRALTANPPTWFMEGMASYFGNDEDDKDRMYLRDAVNADLIPPITKVQIYGYPAYRYGHAVFDFIEAEWGKDGVRDFIFEFRSFLGRDISVALRRTFEIQPDDFDLKFRRYLRRKYLPLLAVKGEASEYGERFRVGPYGRDSFEIGAAPSPSGDFIATLTTYADDVDIGLLSVKERKLFKNLSPGTTTKYEYIVGQYVTTGPESGRDLSFAPDGDRIAVFGRQERGRKLLIFSARGGGLLERIAVAPDVPMAPSWSPSGNEIVFSAIEGNSRDIFLLDLKTRAVKNLTNDVAYDEGPVFSPDGKYVYHSKIVGARSKVVRFPLSDPAKVEQVTWGDGSDEDPAFSPDGKRLYYASSRGGIFNVYGQDLATGEIVQYTDVIGAALGPAAFMGPDGQEKVVFSGYQGGRFQLYMADAKKPFRKLDERAAAPAALKPDGASGFVPSVEVSVDPEKISRPKFKLFLDNASLIAGVNSDQTFVSQILLSFSDYLGDRRAFFQFDSVSTFSNFRIGYFNLSRRLQWGAQIYDNRSYFYGYDYDTGAVVRDQRIARDTGVTVLGTYPTSRYTRFDGNIGFVSRSLDVPILQSNADGSQQYVYLPRSDDVPTGGVGFSNDTTRYSYFGPLSGHRLDVNLQYTPSFQPGETTLSFDAIAEARLYVPLSRRVLFAFRGFAAHSNGAAPTVYAFGGLDTLRGYDYNTVIGNNIFYVNSEFRFPLIDVLATPILAFQGVRGRIFLDVGGGWFDGQSFVFMTDGQLNGLNNPGVPGGLASFGGGFSVYFLGLPWNVDFAKKWDFKNTLSDWQTTFYVGTTF
- a CDS encoding tetratricopeptide repeat protein; this translates as MTSLRRAVAVAAVAALAAAAGACSSGKTDDTWKAEKAYGTEMARKGFWREALFRYERAAAQQPGDAQVQNNLAVAYESTGDTARALASYKRALELAPQDAKIKRNYARFAEYYTSVQRSSSLPAPSSSAPETPAPPPAPAPVPSPAPAPPQLPAAAPPPSLPPATPPGGFP